One genomic region from Epinephelus moara isolate mb chromosome 8, YSFRI_EMoa_1.0, whole genome shotgun sequence encodes:
- the cemip2 gene encoding cell surface hyaluronidase isoform X1, translating to MPTSDGPSRFPVFVAPPHGNHQRSPGYVPGRVAPVRSPPPAKAPPPPPIKPHGPPPERRATFNLSEENQRRERAQSLQQRKNTFICFGVSIGAFFLTLILVLSLTSGDVLDENCPDHDLSLSSWNPGHQPEKAVIVRRGHLLRLESSATFQTLTIQSGGRVVFADSSEGSKNITLRTHHILIEDGGALHIGAPKCRYRSHATIALVGRSDDKTVPEVPGIGRKFIAVNSGGTLELHGTERVSWSLLTRSVPASGLATGGYAFQRNFSRGINLRVVDQDTAAVLFSERYDTHESRNDSRRLTQLLRNLPVGRIVTLAVGDSAVKSLLDETKKAIEEKLGSSFVYDLKYRQAWALVSVVGGGNASCSEDVREHENHDTGGRALARRNFTTVDGVGFSVTAYSEWKNGFPISGFQVDAVDQVVLNLQDEVQQTWQPRDQIVVASTDYSMHQAEEFTLLPCSHCSSRQVRIQGKPQHNHVGEIIDGVDMRAEVALLSRNILIYGEMENSCYGDNVCQFYSHDTYGGHIRIFGNFSSVHLSHVELKNMGQQAQQSRYPLHFHMCGDVDQRGGYWEPTYVDGLSIHHSFSRCLTIHATNGLLVKNTVGYDTLGHCFFLEDGIEQRNTFFHNLGLLTRPGTLLPTDRNETLCTSIKDKVYKGYTPSPSTECKAVSTFWIANPNNNLISNAAAGSQDAGIWFVFHSSSTGDSHGLVPETKAELTPLGIFYNNRVHSNFKAGLFIDKGVKTTNASAGDPREYLCLDNSARFRPHENADPSRPRVAAVIDTLISYKNNDLGAWIRGGDIIIKDSGFADNGVGLSFASDGSYPKDEGSSQEVTQSLFVGESRNRGTNGGQNKYWGLGGADAKMRTLPRNRTFPIRGFQIYDGPVRLTQSTFRGFIPTPERYTSAVGFNLKNTWQLTPRNNLSQLNFHSTVELRSFFGRPGQWFEENDLDGDKNSIFHDVDGSVTGYTDTYVGRADNFLIQHPGCVNMSQWSGVICSGRYSQVYIQTQGAPSLSLSISRDEYPSAPLVLRGINSQGALSQQYQPILMMSKSYTLHWSGPAPREVVLSLINFDKDDWVLVGLCYPSDTTFQIMADINDRQSNTFDDPTDYGTLSSLAELEKKPMDRKYFFDKTVGLLWLYLRARHGRDGHSYCSVKGCERVKVMATTSSKQTCNCTAKAYPKYSKKPSAAVPMPTLNTQSCKGCGAKKLVFSSEPWTSYLQTQVKSLSTKEQQRGDNSSFITVNEVTMPFLKPGYFLVSVDACSGKVTKKTTFAKMDAKMEQYLKTGIPKRSIVLMATRGQPEGLVGVAPYLVSFGLAKAADLHSKESLALWGFQGGSSAPPWVSLQSGQGDEFLGLQERYLPLGLEAYGCTPPAAQTRKDLELLKIATGLQ from the exons ATGCCGACGAGTGATGGCCCCAGCCGCTTCCCGGTCTTTGTGGCTCCGCCCCACGGCAACCACCAGCGGTCTCCAGGTTATGTCCCTGGGCGGGTGGCTCCAGTCCGCTCGCCACCACCTGCCAAAGCCCCACCGCCTCCACCGATAAAACCTCACGGCCCCCCGCCAGAGCGGCGAGCCACTTTCAACCTCTCAGAGGAGAACCAGCGGAGAGAGCGTGCTCAGAGCCTCCAGCAAAGAAAGAACACATTTATCTGTTTTGGAGTATCGATTGGGGCTTTCTTCCTCACCCTTATCCTCGTCCTTAGTCTCACAAGTGGAGATGTGTTAGATG AGAACTGTCCAGACCACGACCTATCCCTTAGTAGCTGGAACCCAGGTCACCAACCAGAGAAGGCTGTGATTGTCAGGAGAGGACATTTGTTGAGATTAGAATCTTCTGCTACCTTCCAAACACTAACCATCCAGTCAGGAG GTCGAGTAGTTTTTGCAGACAGCTCTGAGGGCTCCAAAAACATAACCTTGAGAACACATCACATCCTTATAGAAGATGGTGGAGCCCTTCACATCGGTGCTCCCAAATGTCGCTACCGTTCTCATGCCACCATTGCCCTTGTGGGGCGCTCTGATGACAAGACAGTCCCTGAAGTGCCTGGCATAGGCCGCAAGTTCATAGCTGTCAATAGTGGTGGGACTCTGGAGCTACACGGCACTGAGAGAGTTTCCTGGTCTCTGCTGACCCGAAGTGTCCCGGCCTCCGGTCTGGCCACAGGGGGTTATGCCTTCCAGCGTAACTTCAGCAGAGGCATCAACTTGCGCGTGGTGGACCAGGACACAGCTGCTGTGCTATTCTCTGAACGCTACGATACACATGAATCACGTAATGACAGTCGGCGGCTCACCCAGCTGCTGCGGAACCTGCCGGTGGGCCGCATTGTCACGCTGGCTGTGGGAGACTCAGCTGTCAAAAGTCTTTTGGATGAAACTAAGAAGGCCATTGAAGAGAAGCTCGGCAGCAGCTTTGTCTATGATCTCAAATACAG ACAGGCGTGGGCTTTGGTCTCGGTTGTAGGTGGTGGTAACGCGTCATGCTCAGAGGACGTTAGGGAACATGAAAACCACGACACAGGAGGCAGAGCTCTTGCAAGACGAAACTTCACCACTGTGGATGGAGTGGGCTTCTCAGTCACCGCCTACAGCGAGTGGAAGAATG GCTTCCCCATCTCAGGCTTCCAGGTGGATGCCGTGGACCAGGTAGTGCTGAACCTGCAGGATGAGGTGcagcagacctggcaacccagAGATCAGATTGTAGTCGCCAGCACAGACTACTCCATGCACCAGGCTGAAGAGTTTACCTTGTTGCCCTGctctcactgcagcagcaggcaggtcaGGATACAAG GGAAACCTCAGCACAACCATGTTGGCGAGATCATAGATGGGGTGGACATGCGTGCTGAAGTGGCTCTGCTCTCCAGAAACATTCTCATCTATGGAGAAATGGAAAACTCGTGCTACGGGGACAACGTGTGCCAGTTCTACAGCCACGACACCTATGGAGGCCACATCAGG ATCTTCGGTAACTTCTCATCAGTGCATCTGTCCCATGTGGAGCTAAAAAACATGGGCCAGCAGGCCCAGCAAAGCCGTTACCCCCTCCACTTCCACATGTGCGGGGATGTGGACCAGAGGGGAGGCTACTGGGAGCCCACCTATGTGGATGGACTCTCCATACACCACTCCTTCTCCCGCTGTCTCACCATCCACGCAACCAACGGTTTGCTG GTGAAGAACACCGTAGGCTACGACACCTTGGGTCACTGTTTCTTCCTTGAGGATGGGATCGAGCAGCGCAACACTTTCTTCCACAACCTTGGCCTGTTGACTCGACCCGGGACTCTGCTGCCCACTGACCGCAATGAGACCCTCTGCACCAGCATCAAGGACAAAGTCTACAAGGGCTACACTCCCTCGCCCAGCACCGAGTGCAA GGCTGTTTCAACTTTCTGGATCGCCAATCCCAACAACAATCTCATCAGCAATGCAGCTGCTGGTTCTCAG GATGCTGGCATATGGTTTGTGTTCCACAGCTCTTCCACCGGAGACTCTCATGGGCTGGTACCGGAGACCAAGGCAGAGCTCACTCCACTGGGGATTTTTTACAACAACCGCGTACACTCCAACTTTAAG GCAGGGTTGTTCATTGATAAAGGAGTGAAGACCACCAATGCCAGCGCTGGTGACCCCCGGGAATACCTGTGTCTGGATAACAGTGCcag ATTCCGACCACACGAGAATGCTGACCCTAGCCGTCCACGGGTGGCGGCGGTCATTGACACTTTGATCTCCTACAAGAATAACGACTTAGGAGCGTGGATACGCGgaggtgacatcatcatcaaGGACTCTGG ATTCGCAGACAATGGAGTGGGATTGTCCTTTGCCAG TGATGGCAGCTACCCTAAGGATGAAGGCTCCAGCCAGGAAGTGACACAGTCTCTGTTTGTGGGTGAAAGCCGGAACAGAGGGACAAACGGAGGACAGAATAAATACTGGGGCTTAGGAGGGGCTGATGCAAAGATGAGGACACTGCCCAGAAACAG GACATTCCCAATCCGAGGTTTCCAGATCTATGATGGTCCGGTGCGGCTTACACAGAGTACATTTCGTGGGTTCATCCCCACACCAGAGCGTTATACCAGCGCAGTGGGATTCAACCTGAAGAACACCTGGCAGCTCACTCCACGAAACAACCTGTCCCAGCTCAACTTCCACTCCACG GTGGAGCTGCGATCGTTCTTTGGTCGCCCGGGGCAGTGGTTTGAAGAGAACGACCTGGACGGTGACAAAAACTCCATCTTTCATGATGTGGACGGGTCAGTAACAGGCTACACGGACACCTATGTCGGCAGAGCAGATAATTTTCTGATTCAACATCCTGGCTGTGTGAACATGTCCCAGTGGAGTGGAGTGATCTGCAGCGGCCGCTACTCTCAG GTGTACATCCAGACCCAGGGAGCCCCCAGCCTTAGTTTATCCATCAGCAGAGATGAATacccctctgctcctctggtATTGAGAGGGATTAACAGCCAGGGGGCGCTGTCTCAGCAGTATCAGCCCATCTTGATGATGAGCAAGAGCTACACTCTGCATTGGAGCGGACCTGCACCCAGAGAGGTTGTCCTCTCTCTCATCAACTTTGACAA AGATGACTGGGTGCTGGTGGGACTCTGTTACCCATCAGACACCACATTCCAGATCATGGCGGACATCAACGATAGGCAAAGCAACACCTTTGATGACCCCACAGACTACGGCACTTTGTCATCCCTCGCAGAGCTGGAGAAAAAACCCATGGACAGGAAGTACTTTTTTGACAAAACTGTTGG CTTGTTGTGGCTCTACCTTCGGGCACGCCATGGTCGCGATGGTCACAGCTACTGTTCGGTAAAAGGCTGCGAAAGAGTGAAAGTCATGGCCACGACGTCCTCCAAACAGACGTGTAACTGCACAGCCAAAGCTTACCCCAAATACTCAAAGAAACCTTCAGCAGCAGTGCCTATGCCGACCCTCAATACACAATCCTGCAAAGGCTGTGGTGCTAAAAAG ctTGTGTTTTCCAGCGAGCCATGGACGTCCTACCTCCAGACACAAGTCAAGTCTCTCAGCAcaaaagagcagcagagaggagataaCAGCTCCTTTATCACT GTGAATGAGGTGACTATGCCTTTCCTTAAGCCTGGGTACTTCCTGGTCTCAGTGGATGCCTGCTCTGGAAAGGTCACTAAGAAAACCACATTTGCCAAGATGGACGCCAAGATGGAACAGTACCTAAAAACTGGGATACCAAAAAG GTCAATAGTGCTCATGGCAACACGAGGTCAACCAGAAGGCCTGGTTGGCGTAGCACCATATCTGGTCTCCTTTGGTTTGGCCAAAGCTGCTGATCTGCACAGTAAAG AGAGTCTGGCGCTTTGGGGGTTCCAGGGTGGTTCTTCAGCCCCTCCGTGGGTCTCGCTACAATCCGGGCAGGGGGATGAGTTCCTGGGGCTGCAGGAGCGGTACTTGCCTCTGGGTTTGGAGGCATACGGCTGTACGCCACCCGCAGCTCAAACGCGCAAAGACCTGGAGCTACTCAAAATAGCAACGGGACTTCAATGA
- the cemip2 gene encoding cell surface hyaluronidase isoform X2 → MPTSDGPSRFPVFVAPPHGNHQRSPGYVPGRVAPVRSPPPAKAPPPPPIKPHGPPPERRATFNLSEENQRRERAQSLQQRKNTFICFGVSIGAFFLTLILVLSLTSGDVLDENCPDHDLSLSSWNPGHQPEKAVIVRRGHLLRLESSATFQTLTIQSGGRVVFADSSEGSKNITLRTHHILIEDGGALHIGAPKCRYRSHATIALVGRSDDKTVPEVPGIGRKFIAVNSGGTLELHGTERVSWSLLTRSVPASGLATGGYAFQRNFSRGINLRVVDQDTAAVLFSERYDTHESRNDSRRLTQLLRNLPVGRIVTLAVGDSAVKSLLDETKKAIEEKLGSSFVYDLKYRQAWALVSVVGGGNASCSEDVREHENHDTGGRALARRNFTTVDGVGFSVTAYSEWKNGFPISGFQVDAVDQVVLNLQDEVQQTWQPRDQIVVASTDYSMHQAEEFTLLPCSHCSSRQVRIQGKPQHNHVGEIIDGVDMRAEVALLSRNILIYGEMENSCYGDNVCQFYSHDTYGGHIRIFGNFSSVHLSHVELKNMGQQAQQSRYPLHFHMCGDVDQRGGYWEPTYVDGLSIHHSFSRCLTIHATNGLLVKNTVGYDTLGHCFFLEDGIEQRNTFFHNLGLLTRPGTLLPTDRNETLCTSIKDKVYKGYTPSPSTECKAVSTFWIANPNNNLISNAAAGSQDAGIWFVFHSSSTGDSHGLVPETKAELTPLGIFYNNRVHSNFKAGLFIDKGVKTTNASAGDPREYLCLDNSARFRPHENADPSRPRVAAVIDTLISYKNNDLGAWIRGGDIIIKDSGFADNGVGLSFASDGSYPKDEGSSQEVTQSLFVGESRNRGTNGGQNKYWGLGGADAKMRTLPRNRTFPIRGFQIYDGPVRLTQSTFRGFIPTPERYTSAVGFNLKNTWQLTPRNNLSQLNFHSTVELRSFFGRPGQWFEENDLDGDKNSIFHDVDGSVTGYTDTYVGRADNFLIQHPGCVNMSQWSGVICSGRYSQVYIQTQGAPSLSLSISRDEYPSAPLVLRGINSQGALSQQYQPILMMSKSYTLHWSGPAPREVVLSLINFDKDDWVLVGLCYPSDTTFQIMADINDRQSNTFDDPTDYGTLSSLAELEKKPMDRKYFFDKTVGLLWLYLRARHGRDGHSYCSVKGCERVKVMATTSSKQTCNCTAKAYPKYSKKPSAAVPMPTLNTQSCKGCGAKKLVFSSEPWTSYLQTQVKSLSTKEQQRGDNSSFITVNEVTMPFLKPGYFLVSVDACSGKVTKKTTFAKMDAKMEQYLKTGIPKRSIVLMATRGQPEGLVGVAPYLVSFGLAKAADLHSKG, encoded by the exons ATGCCGACGAGTGATGGCCCCAGCCGCTTCCCGGTCTTTGTGGCTCCGCCCCACGGCAACCACCAGCGGTCTCCAGGTTATGTCCCTGGGCGGGTGGCTCCAGTCCGCTCGCCACCACCTGCCAAAGCCCCACCGCCTCCACCGATAAAACCTCACGGCCCCCCGCCAGAGCGGCGAGCCACTTTCAACCTCTCAGAGGAGAACCAGCGGAGAGAGCGTGCTCAGAGCCTCCAGCAAAGAAAGAACACATTTATCTGTTTTGGAGTATCGATTGGGGCTTTCTTCCTCACCCTTATCCTCGTCCTTAGTCTCACAAGTGGAGATGTGTTAGATG AGAACTGTCCAGACCACGACCTATCCCTTAGTAGCTGGAACCCAGGTCACCAACCAGAGAAGGCTGTGATTGTCAGGAGAGGACATTTGTTGAGATTAGAATCTTCTGCTACCTTCCAAACACTAACCATCCAGTCAGGAG GTCGAGTAGTTTTTGCAGACAGCTCTGAGGGCTCCAAAAACATAACCTTGAGAACACATCACATCCTTATAGAAGATGGTGGAGCCCTTCACATCGGTGCTCCCAAATGTCGCTACCGTTCTCATGCCACCATTGCCCTTGTGGGGCGCTCTGATGACAAGACAGTCCCTGAAGTGCCTGGCATAGGCCGCAAGTTCATAGCTGTCAATAGTGGTGGGACTCTGGAGCTACACGGCACTGAGAGAGTTTCCTGGTCTCTGCTGACCCGAAGTGTCCCGGCCTCCGGTCTGGCCACAGGGGGTTATGCCTTCCAGCGTAACTTCAGCAGAGGCATCAACTTGCGCGTGGTGGACCAGGACACAGCTGCTGTGCTATTCTCTGAACGCTACGATACACATGAATCACGTAATGACAGTCGGCGGCTCACCCAGCTGCTGCGGAACCTGCCGGTGGGCCGCATTGTCACGCTGGCTGTGGGAGACTCAGCTGTCAAAAGTCTTTTGGATGAAACTAAGAAGGCCATTGAAGAGAAGCTCGGCAGCAGCTTTGTCTATGATCTCAAATACAG ACAGGCGTGGGCTTTGGTCTCGGTTGTAGGTGGTGGTAACGCGTCATGCTCAGAGGACGTTAGGGAACATGAAAACCACGACACAGGAGGCAGAGCTCTTGCAAGACGAAACTTCACCACTGTGGATGGAGTGGGCTTCTCAGTCACCGCCTACAGCGAGTGGAAGAATG GCTTCCCCATCTCAGGCTTCCAGGTGGATGCCGTGGACCAGGTAGTGCTGAACCTGCAGGATGAGGTGcagcagacctggcaacccagAGATCAGATTGTAGTCGCCAGCACAGACTACTCCATGCACCAGGCTGAAGAGTTTACCTTGTTGCCCTGctctcactgcagcagcaggcaggtcaGGATACAAG GGAAACCTCAGCACAACCATGTTGGCGAGATCATAGATGGGGTGGACATGCGTGCTGAAGTGGCTCTGCTCTCCAGAAACATTCTCATCTATGGAGAAATGGAAAACTCGTGCTACGGGGACAACGTGTGCCAGTTCTACAGCCACGACACCTATGGAGGCCACATCAGG ATCTTCGGTAACTTCTCATCAGTGCATCTGTCCCATGTGGAGCTAAAAAACATGGGCCAGCAGGCCCAGCAAAGCCGTTACCCCCTCCACTTCCACATGTGCGGGGATGTGGACCAGAGGGGAGGCTACTGGGAGCCCACCTATGTGGATGGACTCTCCATACACCACTCCTTCTCCCGCTGTCTCACCATCCACGCAACCAACGGTTTGCTG GTGAAGAACACCGTAGGCTACGACACCTTGGGTCACTGTTTCTTCCTTGAGGATGGGATCGAGCAGCGCAACACTTTCTTCCACAACCTTGGCCTGTTGACTCGACCCGGGACTCTGCTGCCCACTGACCGCAATGAGACCCTCTGCACCAGCATCAAGGACAAAGTCTACAAGGGCTACACTCCCTCGCCCAGCACCGAGTGCAA GGCTGTTTCAACTTTCTGGATCGCCAATCCCAACAACAATCTCATCAGCAATGCAGCTGCTGGTTCTCAG GATGCTGGCATATGGTTTGTGTTCCACAGCTCTTCCACCGGAGACTCTCATGGGCTGGTACCGGAGACCAAGGCAGAGCTCACTCCACTGGGGATTTTTTACAACAACCGCGTACACTCCAACTTTAAG GCAGGGTTGTTCATTGATAAAGGAGTGAAGACCACCAATGCCAGCGCTGGTGACCCCCGGGAATACCTGTGTCTGGATAACAGTGCcag ATTCCGACCACACGAGAATGCTGACCCTAGCCGTCCACGGGTGGCGGCGGTCATTGACACTTTGATCTCCTACAAGAATAACGACTTAGGAGCGTGGATACGCGgaggtgacatcatcatcaaGGACTCTGG ATTCGCAGACAATGGAGTGGGATTGTCCTTTGCCAG TGATGGCAGCTACCCTAAGGATGAAGGCTCCAGCCAGGAAGTGACACAGTCTCTGTTTGTGGGTGAAAGCCGGAACAGAGGGACAAACGGAGGACAGAATAAATACTGGGGCTTAGGAGGGGCTGATGCAAAGATGAGGACACTGCCCAGAAACAG GACATTCCCAATCCGAGGTTTCCAGATCTATGATGGTCCGGTGCGGCTTACACAGAGTACATTTCGTGGGTTCATCCCCACACCAGAGCGTTATACCAGCGCAGTGGGATTCAACCTGAAGAACACCTGGCAGCTCACTCCACGAAACAACCTGTCCCAGCTCAACTTCCACTCCACG GTGGAGCTGCGATCGTTCTTTGGTCGCCCGGGGCAGTGGTTTGAAGAGAACGACCTGGACGGTGACAAAAACTCCATCTTTCATGATGTGGACGGGTCAGTAACAGGCTACACGGACACCTATGTCGGCAGAGCAGATAATTTTCTGATTCAACATCCTGGCTGTGTGAACATGTCCCAGTGGAGTGGAGTGATCTGCAGCGGCCGCTACTCTCAG GTGTACATCCAGACCCAGGGAGCCCCCAGCCTTAGTTTATCCATCAGCAGAGATGAATacccctctgctcctctggtATTGAGAGGGATTAACAGCCAGGGGGCGCTGTCTCAGCAGTATCAGCCCATCTTGATGATGAGCAAGAGCTACACTCTGCATTGGAGCGGACCTGCACCCAGAGAGGTTGTCCTCTCTCTCATCAACTTTGACAA AGATGACTGGGTGCTGGTGGGACTCTGTTACCCATCAGACACCACATTCCAGATCATGGCGGACATCAACGATAGGCAAAGCAACACCTTTGATGACCCCACAGACTACGGCACTTTGTCATCCCTCGCAGAGCTGGAGAAAAAACCCATGGACAGGAAGTACTTTTTTGACAAAACTGTTGG CTTGTTGTGGCTCTACCTTCGGGCACGCCATGGTCGCGATGGTCACAGCTACTGTTCGGTAAAAGGCTGCGAAAGAGTGAAAGTCATGGCCACGACGTCCTCCAAACAGACGTGTAACTGCACAGCCAAAGCTTACCCCAAATACTCAAAGAAACCTTCAGCAGCAGTGCCTATGCCGACCCTCAATACACAATCCTGCAAAGGCTGTGGTGCTAAAAAG ctTGTGTTTTCCAGCGAGCCATGGACGTCCTACCTCCAGACACAAGTCAAGTCTCTCAGCAcaaaagagcagcagagaggagataaCAGCTCCTTTATCACT GTGAATGAGGTGACTATGCCTTTCCTTAAGCCTGGGTACTTCCTGGTCTCAGTGGATGCCTGCTCTGGAAAGGTCACTAAGAAAACCACATTTGCCAAGATGGACGCCAAGATGGAACAGTACCTAAAAACTGGGATACCAAAAAG GTCAATAGTGCTCATGGCAACACGAGGTCAACCAGAAGGCCTGGTTGGCGTAGCACCATATCTGGTCTCCTTTGGTTTGGCCAAAGCTGCTGATCTGCACAGTAAAGGTTAG